Proteins from a genomic interval of Psychrobacter fulvigenes:
- a CDS encoding enoyl-CoA hydratase/isomerase family protein has translation MKKDSDKKSENYKSLLVDIEQHVATVTLNRPEIRNAFNDETIAELTEVFTKLGTDDNVRVIVLAAAGKAFCAGADLNWMRAMADYSYEENLADADKLAQMLKTIYECPKPTVAAIQGDVYAGGMGLVAVCDVAIAVKIANFCLSEVRLGLAPATISPYVIRALGARASQRYFLSAEVFDAKKARQLGFIHERVSEESLDDAVAAFCSKIVKNSPDAVKTCKRLLHEVAGAAISDELIADTVKGIADIRSSEQGREGVQAFLQKRKPDWLTIS, from the coding sequence ATGAAAAAAGACAGTGATAAAAAGTCTGAGAATTATAAAAGCCTACTGGTTGATATCGAGCAGCATGTTGCTACGGTGACATTAAATCGTCCTGAGATACGTAATGCCTTTAATGATGAAACGATTGCCGAGCTGACGGAGGTTTTTACCAAGCTTGGCACTGATGATAATGTCCGAGTCATCGTCTTAGCGGCAGCGGGTAAAGCATTCTGTGCTGGTGCGGATCTGAACTGGATGCGCGCGATGGCAGATTATAGCTATGAAGAAAACCTAGCCGATGCGGATAAGCTCGCGCAAATGCTGAAGACCATTTATGAATGCCCTAAGCCAACGGTTGCCGCTATTCAAGGTGACGTCTATGCCGGTGGCATGGGTCTAGTTGCGGTATGTGATGTGGCTATAGCTGTGAAAATTGCCAATTTCTGCCTCAGTGAAGTGCGTTTAGGGTTAGCCCCTGCAACGATTAGCCCTTATGTCATACGAGCGCTAGGGGCGAGAGCATCACAGCGTTATTTCTTAAGCGCTGAGGTTTTTGATGCCAAAAAAGCACGTCAGTTGGGCTTTATTCATGAGCGTGTCAGTGAAGAATCGCTTGATGATGCAGTTGCTGCGTTTTGCTCAAAGATAGTCAAAAACAGCCCAGATGCGGTGAAGACCTGCAAACGCTTATTACATGAAGTAGCGGGCGCAGCCATTAGCGATGAGTTGATTGCCGATACGGTTAAAGGCATCGCTGATATCCGCTCATCAGAGCAAGGCCGCGAGGGCGTACAAGCCTTTTTGCAAAAGCGCAAGCCTGATTGGCTGACAATAAGTTAA
- a CDS encoding AMP-binding protein: protein MTQSIDFDIIYNDILDKAPTINMGAKSANAPLTQSYDKGPEVPLIEATIGDFFDAIVHKYPDRMALVSRHQDIRWTYKQLQQKVNQLASAIIEMGLEIGDRIGIWSHNNTEWLLMQLATAKVGIILVNINPAYRTFELQYSLNKLGCSALVLMRHFKTSDYTQMVRELCPEIYHKTYNQLDLVEIPTIERIIWIDEPGNDDTFSYMQRFSDWISEGDPNDPRVAERQAQLKNTDAINVQFTSGTTGTPKGATLTHRNILNNGYFIGEAMNLTEEDILCIPVPLYHCFGMVLGNLAILTHGGCIVYPNDGFEPLSVLQAVEEEKCTGLHGVPTMFIAMLDHPDFDQYDLSTLRTGIMAGSSCPIELMRRVIDKMHLSEITIAYGMTETSPVSCQTNKHTPLEKQVSTVGLVQPALEVKVVDTETGEIVPLGETGELLTRGYSVMKGYWGDRFKTRESIQDNWMHTGDLATMDEDGYVKVVGRSKDMIIRGGENVYPVEIENYLYRHPKIRDVQIVGIPDEKYGEVLAAWIIPKEPDCLTEEEVKEFCRNNIAHYKIPTHYRFVEEYPMTITGKIQKYKIVEMMKDELGLE from the coding sequence ATGACTCAATCCATTGATTTTGACATCATTTACAATGATATTTTAGACAAAGCACCAACCATCAATATGGGCGCAAAATCTGCCAACGCGCCGCTCACCCAAAGCTATGACAAAGGTCCCGAGGTACCGCTGATTGAAGCCACCATCGGTGATTTCTTTGATGCTATTGTCCACAAATATCCAGATCGCATGGCGCTAGTCTCCCGCCATCAAGACATTCGCTGGACTTATAAACAGCTACAACAAAAAGTAAATCAGCTGGCAAGCGCCATCATAGAGATGGGGCTAGAGATTGGCGATCGTATCGGTATTTGGTCGCACAATAATACTGAGTGGCTACTGATGCAATTGGCAACCGCCAAAGTGGGCATTATTCTAGTCAATATCAATCCCGCTTATCGTACCTTTGAGTTGCAATATTCTCTCAATAAACTAGGCTGCTCGGCACTGGTTCTCATGCGCCACTTCAAAACCAGCGACTATACGCAAATGGTGCGTGAGCTCTGTCCAGAGATTTATCACAAAACTTATAATCAGCTGGATTTGGTCGAGATACCGACGATTGAGCGTATTATTTGGATTGATGAGCCGGGTAATGATGACACCTTTAGCTACATGCAAAGATTCTCTGACTGGATAAGTGAGGGTGATCCTAACGACCCACGCGTCGCTGAACGGCAAGCACAACTCAAAAATACTGACGCTATCAATGTGCAATTTACCAGTGGTACGACTGGCACGCCAAAAGGTGCGACCTTAACCCACCGTAATATCTTAAACAACGGCTACTTTATCGGTGAGGCGATGAATCTCACTGAAGAGGATATCTTGTGTATTCCTGTGCCGCTTTATCACTGCTTTGGTATGGTACTCGGCAACTTAGCTATTTTGACCCATGGTGGTTGTATCGTTTATCCCAACGATGGTTTTGAGCCATTGAGTGTCCTGCAAGCGGTCGAAGAAGAAAAATGTACGGGTCTGCATGGGGTGCCAACGATGTTTATCGCGATGCTTGATCATCCAGACTTTGACCAATACGATTTATCCACGTTGCGCACTGGTATTATGGCAGGCTCTAGCTGTCCTATTGAGCTGATGCGCCGTGTCATAGATAAAATGCACTTAAGTGAGATAACTATTGCTTATGGCATGACTGAGACCAGTCCAGTGTCTTGTCAGACCAACAAACACACACCGCTTGAAAAGCAAGTTTCTACCGTAGGACTGGTGCAACCAGCGCTTGAAGTCAAAGTTGTCGATACAGAAACGGGCGAGATTGTGCCGCTAGGAGAGACAGGTGAGCTACTCACGCGCGGCTATTCGGTGATGAAAGGCTATTGGGGTGACCGCTTCAAAACCCGCGAGTCTATTCAAGATAATTGGATGCATACCGGGGATTTGGCAACCATGGATGAAGATGGTTATGTCAAAGTGGTTGGTCGTAGCAAAGATATGATCATTCGCGGCGGCGAGAACGTCTATCCAGTAGAGATTGAAAACTATCTATATCGCCATCCCAAGATTCGCGATGTGCAAATCGTTGGCATACCTGATGAGAAGTATGGTGAAGTATTGGCGGCATGGATCATTCCCAAAGAGCCTGATTGCTTAACTGAAGAAGAGGTTAAGGAGTTCTGCCGTAATAACATTGCTCACTATAAAATACCGACTCACTATCGTTTCGTTGAAGAGTACCCAATGACCATTACGGGTAAAATTCAAAAGTATAAAATCGTTGAGATGATGAAAGATGAGCTGGGCTTAGAGTGA
- a CDS encoding amino acid ABC transporter ATP-binding protein, which translates to MTDVSKWYGDFQVLTDCSAHVHKGDVVVVCGPSGSGKSTLIKTVNGLEPFQKGEIMVNGISVGAPKTNLPKLRSSVGMVFQHFELFPHLTIIDNLTVAQIKVLGRKEDEAKRKAMAYLDRVGLTVQAAKYPAELSGGQQQRVAIARALAMDPVAMLFDEPTSALDPEMIQEVLDVMVELTHDGMTMMCVTHEMGFASQVANRIIFMDEGYIVENCSKNEFFEGAKSDRAQMFLSKILNH; encoded by the coding sequence ATGACGGATGTCAGCAAATGGTATGGCGACTTTCAAGTATTGACTGACTGTAGCGCGCACGTGCATAAAGGTGACGTGGTGGTGGTCTGTGGTCCCTCAGGCAGTGGTAAGTCCACGTTGATCAAAACGGTCAATGGACTGGAGCCTTTTCAAAAGGGCGAAATCATGGTCAATGGCATCTCAGTTGGGGCACCAAAGACCAATCTGCCCAAGCTGCGTAGTAGTGTCGGCATGGTGTTTCAGCATTTTGAGCTGTTTCCGCATCTCACCATTATTGATAACCTGACGGTGGCGCAGATCAAAGTATTGGGCCGTAAAGAAGATGAAGCCAAGCGCAAAGCAATGGCGTATTTGGATCGGGTAGGACTAACGGTACAAGCGGCAAAGTATCCTGCTGAACTATCTGGTGGGCAGCAGCAGCGGGTAGCGATTGCGCGGGCACTGGCGATGGATCCAGTGGCGATGCTGTTTGATGAGCCAACCTCAGCGCTTGATCCAGAGATGATTCAAGAAGTGCTTGATGTGATGGTAGAGCTGACCCACGATGGCATGACCATGATGTGTGTGACGCATGAAATGGGCTTTGCCAGTCAGGTGGCCAATCGCATTATCTTTATGGATGAAGGTTATATCGTCGAAAATTGTAGTAAAAATGAGTTTTTTGAAGGGGCAAAAAGCGATCGCGCACAGATGTTCTTATCGAAGATTCTCAATCACTAG
- a CDS encoding isovaleryl-CoA dehydrogenase: MSLPGLNFQLGEDIDALRDVVQQFAAKEIAPRAAEIDSSDEFPMDLWQKMGDLGLHGITVPEEYGGADMGYVAHMVAMEEISRASASVALSYGAHSNLCINQIKRNGSEEQKQKYLPKLISGEFIGALAMSETGAGSDVVSMKLKAEEKDGKYILNGSKMWITNGPDADVMVVYAKTNPEMGAKGMTAFIVEKGMEGFGTAQKLDKLGMRGSHTGEMTFNNVEVPSENILGNLNEGVKVLMSGLDYERAVLAAGPIGIMQAVMDNVVPYIHDRKQFGQAIGEFQLIQGKVADMYTILQAGRSFLYTVGKNLDMLDQRGAGHSREVRKDCASVILWCAEKATWMAGEGIQIFGGNGYTNEYPLGRFWRDAKLYEIGAGTSEIRRMLVGRELFNETK; encoded by the coding sequence ATGAGTTTACCTGGATTAAATTTTCAGCTTGGCGAAGATATCGACGCATTACGTGATGTGGTGCAGCAGTTTGCAGCGAAAGAAATCGCTCCGCGTGCGGCTGAAATTGACAGCAGCGATGAGTTCCCAATGGATTTATGGCAAAAGATGGGCGACCTAGGTCTACATGGCATCACTGTTCCTGAAGAGTACGGTGGTGCTGATATGGGCTACGTCGCGCATATGGTCGCGATGGAAGAAATTAGCCGTGCTTCTGCTTCCGTTGCCCTTAGCTATGGTGCGCACTCTAATCTGTGTATCAACCAAATCAAACGTAATGGCTCAGAGGAACAGAAACAAAAATATCTGCCGAAACTCATTAGCGGTGAATTCATTGGTGCGCTAGCGATGAGTGAAACGGGCGCTGGCTCAGACGTGGTCAGTATGAAACTAAAAGCCGAAGAAAAAGACGGTAAGTATATTCTAAACGGCAGCAAAATGTGGATTACCAATGGTCCTGATGCTGACGTGATGGTGGTTTATGCGAAGACCAATCCAGAGATGGGTGCGAAAGGCATGACGGCATTTATCGTTGAAAAAGGCATGGAAGGCTTTGGTACAGCGCAAAAGCTGGATAAACTCGGTATGCGCGGTAGCCATACAGGTGAGATGACCTTTAACAATGTTGAAGTCCCAAGCGAAAACATCTTAGGTAACTTAAACGAAGGTGTTAAAGTGCTTATGAGTGGTCTCGATTATGAGCGCGCGGTATTGGCAGCAGGGCCTATCGGTATCATGCAGGCAGTGATGGATAACGTCGTTCCTTATATTCATGACCGTAAACAGTTTGGTCAAGCCATCGGTGAGTTCCAGCTCATTCAAGGTAAAGTTGCGGATATGTATACTATATTGCAAGCGGGGCGTAGCTTCTTATATACCGTCGGCAAGAATTTAGACATGTTAGATCAGCGCGGCGCCGGTCATAGTAGAGAAGTACGCAAAGATTGCGCCAGTGTGATCCTGTGGTGTGCCGAAAAAGCCACATGGATGGCAGGCGAGGGCATTCAAATCTTTGGCGGAAATGGCTATACCAATGAGTATCCACTTGGTCGTTTCTGGCGTGATGCCAAGCTATATGAAATCGGCGCAGGCACCAGTGAAATTCGCCGTATGTTGGTTGGTCGTGAATTATTTAACGAGACCAAATAA
- a CDS encoding acetyl/propionyl/methylcrotonyl-CoA carboxylase subunit alpha, producing MFSKILIANRGEIACRVAATAKRLGVNTVAVYSDADREAKHVAVCDEAVYLGGSSPKDSYLKGDAIIAIALEVGAQAIHPGYGFLSENADFAQACQDAGLVFIGPSADAIRAMGGKSESKRLMEAAGVPLIPGYHGDNQDAEFLQQQADSIGYPVLIKASAGGGGKGMRIVEQSSDFMGLLDSCRREAITSFGNDQVLIEKYALKPRHIEIQVFGDTHGNYVHLFERDCSVQRRHQKVLEESPAPGVDAEMREAMGTAAIEAARAVSYVNAGTVEFIVEQREGKMNFYFMEMNTRLQVEHPVSEAITGVDLVEWQLLVAAGKSLPKSQDELAINGHAIEARICAENPDNGFLPATGSLFTYQKPEHSTFNVAGVRIDDGVREGDVISPFYDSMIAKLIVHAPTRAQALAKLDRALGQTRIVGLPTNVAFLRYVLNTESFSQANLDTALIEREADELFNQHPLQLSTLAVTAIAQQLASEDTAQNTDVDPFSKPTGFRAYSDYTRSFSLIYDEQAYSARISNWHNANGADSKKGSDTLSSFSLVIEKEVASSDTQENVNVAAQTETVYKGEVSYASSDAHNHTVWLDGARISAQSWVNNETVYVFTDRGRDEITLIDIMAHVGEESAAVGSLKSPMPGQVVAFKVAVGDSVKKGEPLAVIEAMKIEHTITAPTDGVVAELLFAAGDLVADGDELLRIDTEASEA from the coding sequence ATGTTTTCTAAAATTCTAATTGCCAACCGTGGTGAAATCGCCTGCCGTGTTGCAGCCACTGCCAAGCGTCTGGGTGTAAATACCGTCGCTGTTTATTCTGATGCTGACCGTGAGGCTAAGCATGTCGCTGTCTGTGATGAAGCGGTTTATTTGGGCGGATCATCTCCCAAAGACAGCTATCTGAAAGGCGACGCTATCATTGCGATTGCTCTTGAGGTTGGCGCCCAAGCGATCCATCCAGGTTATGGGTTTTTGAGTGAAAACGCGGACTTTGCCCAAGCCTGTCAGGATGCAGGGCTAGTGTTTATAGGTCCCTCAGCTGACGCTATTCGTGCGATGGGCGGCAAGTCTGAGTCCAAGCGCTTGATGGAAGCGGCTGGTGTGCCACTGATACCTGGTTATCATGGTGACAATCAAGATGCAGAGTTCTTGCAGCAGCAAGCAGATAGTATAGGCTATCCTGTACTGATTAAAGCCAGTGCTGGCGGTGGCGGTAAAGGCATGCGTATCGTTGAGCAGAGCAGCGACTTTATGGGGCTATTAGACTCATGCCGCCGTGAAGCGATTACCAGTTTTGGTAACGATCAGGTACTCATCGAAAAGTACGCCCTAAAACCACGCCATATTGAAATCCAAGTATTCGGTGACACGCATGGCAACTATGTGCATCTGTTTGAGCGCGATTGCTCGGTACAGCGTCGCCATCAAAAGGTACTAGAAGAATCCCCTGCGCCTGGTGTCGATGCTGAGATGCGTGAAGCGATGGGGACGGCCGCGATAGAAGCCGCACGAGCGGTCAGTTATGTGAATGCAGGCACGGTAGAGTTCATCGTTGAGCAGCGCGAAGGCAAAATGAATTTTTATTTCATGGAAATGAATACCCGTCTGCAAGTTGAGCACCCGGTCAGTGAAGCCATCACTGGTGTGGATTTGGTTGAATGGCAGTTGCTTGTTGCAGCGGGTAAGTCATTACCAAAGTCTCAAGATGAGCTGGCTATCAATGGTCATGCGATTGAAGCACGTATTTGCGCTGAAAACCCTGACAATGGTTTTTTACCTGCGACAGGTTCTTTATTTACTTATCAAAAGCCTGAGCACAGCACCTTTAATGTCGCAGGTGTGCGTATCGATGATGGCGTACGTGAGGGCGATGTGATTAGCCCGTTCTATGATTCTATGATTGCCAAGCTTATCGTTCATGCGCCCACCCGCGCGCAAGCATTGGCTAAGCTTGATCGAGCACTGGGACAAACACGTATTGTTGGCTTACCGACTAACGTGGCGTTTTTGCGCTACGTTCTCAACACTGAGTCATTTAGTCAGGCCAATCTCGATACCGCACTGATAGAGCGTGAGGCGGACGAGCTGTTTAATCAGCATCCTCTGCAGTTATCGACGCTTGCGGTGACTGCTATTGCTCAGCAGCTTGCCAGTGAAGACACAGCACAAAACACAGATGTAGATCCATTTAGTAAGCCTACTGGCTTCCGTGCTTATAGCGACTATACAAGATCGTTTAGCTTGATTTATGATGAGCAAGCTTACAGCGCCCGCATTAGTAATTGGCACAATGCGAATGGTGCTGATAGCAAAAAGGGTAGCGATACTCTCAGTAGCTTTAGCCTGGTCATTGAAAAAGAGGTCGCGAGTAGTGATACTCAAGAGAATGTCAATGTCGCCGCTCAGACAGAAACGGTCTATAAAGGTGAAGTTAGCTACGCCAGCAGTGACGCACACAATCATACTGTCTGGTTAGATGGCGCCCGCATCAGCGCCCAGAGCTGGGTAAATAATGAGACTGTCTATGTGTTCACTGATAGAGGGCGTGATGAGATTACGCTGATTGATATCATGGCACACGTAGGCGAAGAGTCCGCGGCTGTTGGTAGTTTAAAATCGCCAATGCCAGGACAAGTCGTTGCCTTTAAAGTGGCTGTCGGCGATAGCGTGAAAAAAGGTGAGCCACTTGCCGTTATCGAAGCGATGAAAATCGAACATACCATTACCGCACCGACTGATGGCGTGGTGGCAGAGTTATTATTTGCGGCGGGCGACTTGGTTGCCGATGGTGATGAGCTGCTGCGTATTGACACGGAAGCTAGCGAAGCATAA
- a CDS encoding FAD-dependent oxidoreductase, whose product MSAERSSTSNGVVIVGAGLAGWHVIDAIRAKDKDIPITLITADNGDRYHKPMLTMAISQNKSATDLVRATGADAAAAANVNLHANTQVSDVNAASQQLHLISALRSDPVYTNYATISYDKLVLAMGAHPIFPKSLPEDLVWHVNHIERFGQLQEQLATGSQSVAIVGAGMVGTEIAEDLLKAGHEVTLIDLNDAPLAQMLPPKATARIAQAVKSQGINFLGGCQVSSITRNNEGKLQVSYEPIASAKESSDQQPEPLIVDHVIASTGLLVDDKLPAAAGVEFDRRTGIVVDATTLRTNASNIYAIGDCMSINGVACRYVAPLRAQAATIADDILGHDHEGYDHKPPMIRLKNKAISVMVTGVPQAAGNWQVKTESEDELIMELLDNNNKVSATLSMKAPVTPKA is encoded by the coding sequence ATGAGTGCAGAACGTTCATCTACATCGAATGGGGTGGTCATTGTTGGCGCAGGGTTGGCAGGTTGGCATGTCATCGATGCCATTCGTGCTAAAGACAAAGACATTCCAATTACCTTAATCACTGCTGATAATGGCGACCGTTATCACAAGCCGATGCTGACGATGGCTATTAGCCAAAATAAAAGCGCCACAGATCTGGTACGCGCGACTGGGGCTGATGCGGCGGCGGCGGCGAATGTCAATTTACACGCCAATACGCAAGTCAGTGATGTCAATGCTGCCAGTCAGCAATTACATCTGATCTCTGCGCTGCGCTCGGATCCAGTGTATACCAACTATGCCACGATCAGCTATGACAAGCTGGTACTCGCAATGGGCGCACATCCAATCTTTCCAAAGAGCTTGCCAGAGGACTTGGTCTGGCACGTCAATCATATCGAGCGCTTTGGGCAGCTGCAAGAGCAATTGGCAACGGGCAGTCAGAGTGTCGCTATCGTCGGTGCTGGCATGGTTGGGACAGAAATCGCAGAGGACTTGCTCAAGGCTGGGCATGAAGTGACGCTGATTGATTTAAATGATGCACCACTTGCGCAAATGCTACCGCCAAAAGCGACGGCGCGTATTGCGCAAGCGGTCAAGTCACAAGGCATTAACTTTTTGGGCGGTTGCCAAGTCTCTAGTATTACTCGCAATAATGAAGGTAAACTGCAGGTCAGCTATGAGCCAATAGCATCCGCTAAAGAAAGCAGCGATCAGCAACCTGAGCCACTGATCGTCGATCATGTGATTGCCAGTACGGGATTGCTCGTCGATGACAAATTACCCGCTGCCGCTGGTGTTGAGTTTGATCGTCGCACCGGTATCGTGGTCGATGCGACAACGCTACGTACCAATGCTTCCAATATTTATGCCATTGGTGATTGCATGTCTATTAATGGGGTCGCCTGTCGTTATGTCGCCCCGCTAAGGGCGCAGGCAGCAACCATTGCTGATGACATCTTGGGTCATGATCACGAAGGCTATGATCATAAGCCACCTATGATTCGCCTAAAAAACAAAGCCATCTCGGTCATGGTCACTGGTGTGCCGCAAGCTGCGGGTAATTGGCAGGTCAAGACCGAAAGTGAGGATGAGCTCATCATGGAGTTGCTTGATAATAATAATAAAGTCAGCGCGACGCTATCTATGAAAGCGCCAGTAACGCCTAAAGCCTAG
- a CDS encoding hydroxymethylglutaryl-CoA lyase, with product MSHSYPEHVTIVDVSPRDGLQNESMTVPTAVKQTLINDLIAAGIKKLEATSFVSPKWVPQMGDNSELMTVLADHRRDDVIYSVLVPNMRGFENAIVHRPDEIVIFGSASETFSQKNINCSIDESIERFAPVAAAAKAQGIKVRGVISCTVGCPYEGEIDPSQVAYVTKRLVEIGSEQIGIADTIGVGTPLKVQRALQAALEYADIAMLSGHFHDTYGQAVSNTLAALQMGVSEFDTSVAGLGGCPYAKGATGNVATEDVVYMLHGMGINTGIDLDKLVVAGERISEFLGRRNGSSVARAIINKRQS from the coding sequence ATGAGCCATTCGTATCCAGAGCACGTCACCATCGTGGATGTCAGCCCACGTGATGGCTTACAAAACGAGTCCATGACAGTGCCAACTGCGGTTAAGCAAACGCTTATCAACGATTTAATCGCAGCAGGCATCAAAAAGCTTGAGGCGACCAGCTTTGTGTCGCCAAAATGGGTGCCGCAAATGGGCGACAACAGTGAGCTGATGACCGTGCTTGCAGATCATAGGCGTGATGACGTTATTTATTCGGTACTCGTGCCAAATATGCGCGGTTTTGAAAACGCCATCGTACACCGTCCTGATGAAATCGTTATCTTTGGCTCAGCCAGTGAGACCTTTAGCCAAAAAAACATCAATTGCAGTATCGATGAAAGCATTGAGCGTTTTGCCCCTGTTGCCGCTGCGGCAAAAGCACAAGGCATCAAAGTACGCGGCGTCATCTCTTGTACGGTCGGTTGCCCTTACGAGGGCGAGATTGATCCTAGCCAAGTGGCTTATGTGACTAAGCGCTTAGTTGAGATTGGCTCAGAGCAGATTGGTATTGCTGATACCATTGGTGTTGGTACCCCGCTCAAAGTACAGCGCGCGCTACAAGCTGCTTTAGAGTATGCTGATATCGCCATGTTATCAGGTCATTTCCATGATACTTATGGACAAGCAGTCAGTAATACTTTAGCGGCTTTACAAATGGGCGTCAGTGAATTTGATACCTCAGTGGCGGGACTTGGCGGTTGTCCGTATGCCAAGGGCGCAACGGGTAATGTCGCCACCGAAGACGTTGTTTATATGCTGCACGGTATGGGTATCAACACTGGTATTGATTTGGATAAATTGGTCGTGGCAGGTGAGCGTATCAGTGAGTTTTTGGGTCGCCGCAATGGTTCAAGCGTGGCACGTGCCATTATCAATAAACGTCAGTCTTAA
- a CDS encoding carboxyl transferase domain-containing protein: protein MSAIITSKLSPNAAEFQQNSAAMQAVVDDLYVHLRKVVQGGSERARAKHLARGKLLPRERVERLLDVGTPFLEVAPMAAHDMYGEDIPAAGVIAGIGRINGTECMIVCNDATVKGGTYYPLTVKKHLRAQEIAQENNLPCVYLVDSGGANLPNQDDVFPDKEHFGRIFFNQANMSAAGIPQIAVVMGSCTAGGAYVPAMSDESIIVKDQGTIFLGGPPLVKAATGEEVTAEDLGGGDVHTRLSGVVDHLAQNDTHALSIARNIVSHLNRPAKQIPNQIKPRPPRYDAKELYGVIPTDKRKPFDIKEIIARIVDDSAFDEFKARFGTTLVCGFAHIEGMPVGIIANNGILFSESAQKGTHFIELCCKRKIPLIFLQNITGFMVGRKYENEGIARHGAKMVMAVANAKVPKFTVIVGGSFGAGNYGMCGRAYSPRFLWMWPNARISVMGGEQAASVLATVKRDNFDRKGEEWSAEDEAAFKAPILDMYEEQGHPYYATARLWDDGVIDPADTRNVLALGLSAAYNAPIEETTYGVFRM, encoded by the coding sequence ATGAGCGCTATCATAACCAGTAAACTGAGTCCAAATGCTGCTGAATTTCAGCAAAACAGTGCCGCTATGCAAGCGGTGGTCGATGACTTATATGTGCACTTGCGTAAGGTCGTCCAAGGCGGCTCAGAGCGTGCACGCGCCAAGCATTTAGCACGTGGCAAGCTGCTGCCTCGCGAGCGTGTCGAGCGTTTGCTTGATGTGGGTACGCCATTTTTAGAAGTGGCTCCGATGGCGGCGCACGATATGTATGGCGAAGATATTCCTGCTGCTGGCGTGATTGCGGGTATCGGCCGTATTAACGGCACTGAGTGTATGATCGTCTGTAATGATGCCACGGTAAAAGGCGGCACCTATTATCCATTGACGGTCAAAAAACATCTACGTGCGCAAGAAATCGCCCAAGAAAACAACTTGCCTTGTGTGTATTTGGTGGACTCAGGTGGTGCGAACTTGCCCAACCAAGATGACGTGTTCCCAGATAAAGAGCATTTTGGGCGTATCTTTTTTAATCAGGCCAATATGAGTGCTGCGGGTATTCCACAGATAGCAGTGGTCATGGGTAGCTGTACGGCAGGCGGTGCTTATGTACCAGCGATGAGTGATGAGTCTATCATCGTTAAAGACCAAGGCACCATCTTTTTGGGTGGTCCGCCACTCGTAAAAGCGGCAACTGGCGAAGAGGTCACTGCTGAAGACTTGGGCGGCGGTGATGTGCATACCCGTCTGTCAGGGGTAGTGGATCACTTGGCGCAAAACGACACTCATGCGTTATCGATTGCGCGTAATATCGTCAGTCATCTCAACCGTCCTGCTAAACAAATCCCAAATCAAATCAAACCACGTCCACCACGCTATGATGCTAAAGAGCTATACGGCGTCATTCCAACGGATAAGCGCAAGCCCTTTGATATCAAAGAAATCATTGCTCGTATCGTCGATGACAGTGCCTTTGATGAGTTTAAAGCGCGCTTTGGTACCACGCTGGTTTGTGGTTTTGCTCATATCGAGGGTATGCCAGTCGGTATTATCGCCAACAACGGTATTTTATTCAGTGAGTCGGCGCAAAAAGGCACGCACTTTATTGAGCTGTGCTGTAAGCGTAAAATTCCACTAATATTCTTACAAAACATCACCGGCTTTATGGTCGGCCGTAAATACGAAAACGAAGGTATTGCCCGTCATGGTGCCAAGATGGTGATGGCGGTGGCTAACGCGAAAGTACCGAAATTTACTGTCATCGTTGGTGGCTCATTTGGTGCTGGTAACTACGGCATGTGTGGCCGTGCTTATAGCCCACGTTTCTTGTGGATGTGGCCAAATGCGCGTATCTCGGTGATGGGCGGTGAGCAAGCAGCCTCGGTACTTGCAACCGTTAAACGTGACAACTTCGACCGTAAAGGCGAGGAGTGGAGTGCAGAAGATGAGGCCGCATTTAAAGCGCCTATTCTTGATATGTATGAAGAGCAAGGTCATCCATATTATGCGACGGCACGTCTCTGGGATGATGGGGTGATTGATCCTGCTGACACTCGTAATGTGCTGGCATTAGGCCTAAGCGCTGCCTATAACGCCCCGATTGAAGAGACAACTTATGGTGTCTTTAGAATGTAA